The nucleotide sequence CAAGCTCGTAGACCTCACCAGCACGGTGAAGGCGGCGGCGTTCAACTGGAACGACTTCTATCCCTCAGAGCGTGACGCCGCGACCGTCGGGGGCAAGGTCGTGGGTATACCGGCGCTGGTCGACAACCTCAGCCTTGTCTACAACAAGAAGCTATTCGCCGCGGCCGGCATCGCCGCGCCGACCAACAGTTGGACCTGGCCGCAATTTCGTGCGGCGGCGGCCAAGCTCACCGATTCGGCCACCCACACCTACGGCTGGTCCTACATCAACGACGGCAGCGAGGACACCGTCTGGCGCTACCTCGCGATGCTCTGGCAAGCCGGCGGTGACCTGCTCAGCTCGGACAACAGCAAGCCTGTCTTCGACTCGCCGGCAGGCCTGGCGGCCCTCACGCAGCTGCGCGACATGGCAGTGACGGACAAATCCGTTTACCTCGACAGTGGCAACGGAAACTACGCCAACCTCTTCAACAGCGGCAAGATCGCGATGCTCTGGACCGGCCCGTGGGATCTGTCCAGCATCAACGCCGACATCGACTACGGGGTGGCCTATCTGCCGGGCTACAACGGCAATCACGAAACGATCTCCGGTCCGGACCTGTACCTGGCCTTCGACCATTCCAGCCACCGTGCCGACGTGGCGGTGCAGTTCATCCAGTGGTTGACCTCCGCGCCGGTGCACCTGGAGTTCGCCATCGCCACGGGCGACCTGCCGCTGCGCAAGTCCGAGACGAGCCTGCCGGACTACAGCAAGTTCCTCACCAAGTTCCCGGGCGACAAGGTCTTCGTCGACAATCTCGACAACGTCAAGCATGTCCGTCCCAACATTGCCGCCTACGCCGAGGTGTCCACCGCGATCGCCCAGATGGTTCAGTCGGTGCTGCTCGGACAGAAGCCGCCCCAGCAGGCCCTCGACGCGGCGCGGGATCAGGTGACGAGCGCGCTGGCCGGCCAGTGACCGATGCCGAACCGGCGGTCGCGGCCAAGCCGGTGATCCCAACCGTGCGACGCGGTTCGTCTCGTTCGATGAGGCTGTTCCCGGGTTCGGAACGCGACCCCCGCCGACAGAACCGAGTGCGGCGAGGCGACCAGGTCACGGCGTGGCTGATGGTGACCCCGAGCGTGCTGCTGATCGGGCTCTTCGGGATCGTGCCGGTGGGGTGGTCCTTCCTGCTCTCCTTCCAGCGCAACGACCTGCAGACGCCGGCTCAATGGGTCGGACTGCGCAACT is from Jatrophihabitans telluris and encodes:
- a CDS encoding ABC transporter substrate-binding protein — protein: MRTTPSRLSRSRRVLAVGLACALALSVTACSKSKDSKAQTGPVTITVSHGYTDNEAKELTVQVGQWNAKNPTSKVALVFNGGNDGALQKTVAGFTAGNYPDVAYEFGSSAAQLSRQPKLVDLTSTVKAAAFNWNDFYPSERDAATVGGKVVGIPALVDNLSLVYNKKLFAAAGIAAPTNSWTWPQFRAAAAKLTDSATHTYGWSYINDGSEDTVWRYLAMLWQAGGDLLSSDNSKPVFDSPAGLAALTQLRDMAVTDKSVYLDSGNGNYANLFNSGKIAMLWTGPWDLSSINADIDYGVAYLPGYNGNHETISGPDLYLAFDHSSHRADVAVQFIQWLTSAPVHLEFAIATGDLPLRKSETSLPDYSKFLTKFPGDKVFVDNLDNVKHVRPNIAAYAEVSTAIAQMVQSVLLGQKPPQQALDAARDQVTSALAGQ